From Varibaculum massiliense, a single genomic window includes:
- the putP gene encoding sodium/proline symporter PutP codes for MISTFSTLVMPTVGAADFISSGSTGGIAIAMVIYFVAMILIGIYGYTRTQTMDDYMVGGRSLPPLVAALSAGAADMSGWLMMGLPGALYLSGLVESWIAIGLLIGSWCAWKWVAPRLRSYSQVAGDSITVPSFMSARLKDNKFVLQLVAGIIILFFFTIYVASGMVSGGVFFESIFGVNYHVGMVIVAGVVILYTLVGGFLAVSWTDMVQGIMMLIALLLVPVFGVVALGGFGVMTGTLNGLEGHMFSIVGDGAAGKLSMLNGLAWGLGYVGMPHVIVRYMALRSPKEAVAARRLGIGWMFLCVLGATLTALIGRALVENGLSGIKEALARVKVNPQESIYLVMGEKLFPAVLAGFMLAAILAAIMSTVSSQLLVTSSAVVEDIYRGIKKRRLLGAKGINAGRMVVLAISVVAACFAWFRTDSILKLVAFAWAGFGAAFGPVIILSLYWRKYTWQGAAAGMAVGAITVGIWGNLPDTVPMFFQVYEILPGFLLNLLVSWLVSLATYKPNKEIDEEFDLAVKLAHASQEEINSALEGRQVTPVTVTPFAEVEGEARTSS; via the coding sequence ATGATAAGTACATTCTCAACATTAGTGATGCCCACTGTGGGTGCGGCAGATTTTATTAGCAGCGGGAGTACTGGCGGTATCGCCATCGCCATGGTTATTTACTTCGTAGCCATGATTTTGATTGGCATCTACGGCTATACCCGCACCCAAACCATGGATGATTACATGGTGGGGGGACGTTCCCTGCCGCCGCTAGTAGCCGCACTTTCGGCGGGAGCAGCGGATATGTCAGGTTGGTTAATGATGGGGCTACCCGGCGCCCTCTACCTTTCGGGTCTGGTGGAATCTTGGATTGCTATCGGATTGCTGATTGGGTCCTGGTGCGCTTGGAAATGGGTGGCTCCCCGTCTGCGTTCCTATTCGCAAGTAGCCGGGGACTCGATTACGGTTCCCTCGTTCATGTCGGCTCGCCTCAAAGACAATAAATTCGTTCTGCAGCTGGTAGCCGGGATTATTATTCTTTTCTTCTTCACCATCTACGTGGCCAGCGGGATGGTTTCCGGAGGCGTGTTCTTCGAATCCATCTTCGGTGTTAACTACCACGTAGGTATGGTAATCGTCGCTGGGGTAGTTATTCTTTACACCCTGGTCGGCGGATTCTTGGCAGTTTCCTGGACAGACATGGTGCAAGGCATCATGATGCTAATCGCCCTGCTGTTGGTGCCCGTCTTCGGCGTGGTTGCCCTGGGGGGCTTCGGAGTTATGACTGGTACCCTCAACGGCTTGGAGGGTCACATGTTCTCGATCGTAGGTGATGGTGCTGCCGGCAAACTCTCCATGCTAAACGGTCTTGCCTGGGGTCTTGGTTACGTGGGTATGCCCCACGTGATTGTGCGCTACATGGCGCTACGCTCCCCCAAAGAAGCAGTAGCAGCGCGCCGTCTGGGCATCGGCTGGATGTTCCTGTGTGTGCTGGGCGCAACTTTGACCGCCCTAATTGGGCGCGCCCTGGTCGAAAATGGTCTCAGCGGCATTAAAGAAGCACTAGCTCGGGTGAAAGTTAACCCGCAAGAAAGCATCTACCTGGTAATGGGAGAAAAACTTTTCCCCGCCGTGCTCGCCGGGTTCATGTTGGCGGCTATTTTGGCCGCGATTATGTCCACCGTTTCTTCCCAGCTGCTGGTCACCTCCTCGGCAGTGGTAGAAGATATTTACCGGGGAATCAAGAAGCGCCGCTTGCTGGGCGCCAAAGGTATCAACGCCGGCCGGATGGTGGTGTTAGCGATTTCGGTAGTCGCCGCATGCTTCGCTTGGTTCCGTACCGACTCGATTCTGAAGTTGGTGGCGTTTGCCTGGGCCGGCTTCGGCGCTGCCTTCGGCCCGGTGATTATACTCAGCCTCTACTGGCGCAAATACACCTGGCAGGGTGCGGCAGCCGGTATGGCCGTGGGCGCTATTACCGTGGGCATCTGGGGTAACCTACCCGACACGGTACCGATGTTCTTCCAGGTGTACGAGATTCTGCCCGGATTCTTGCTGAACCTGCTAGTTTCCTGGCTGGTATCTCTCGCCACCTACAAGCCGAATAAGGAAATCGACGAAGAGTTCGATCTGGCAGTCAAGCTAGCTCATGCCTCACAAGAGGAAATTAACTCTGCTTTGGAGGGACGCCAGGTCACCCCGGTGACCGTTACCCCATTCGCGGAAGTAGAGGGCGAAGCGCGAACCTCTTCCTAA